In one window of Ailuropoda melanoleuca isolate Jingjing unplaced genomic scaffold, ASM200744v2 unplaced-scaffold8310, whole genome shotgun sequence DNA:
- the LOC109488496 gene encoding olfactory receptor-like protein OLF4, with protein sequence MDPGNNTGISVFQLLGFSEDPELQPLIFGLFLSMYLITVFGNLLLILAVSSDSHLHTPMYFFLANLSFADICFTSTTVPKMLWNIQTQSKVISYEGCLSQMHFFMLFAGLDVFLLTVMAYDRFVAICHPLHYTVIMNPQLCGLLVLVSWTISVLHSLLQTSMVLQLSFCTKIQIPHFFCELKQMIQHACSDNFLNNMVLYFAAMLLVGSPFLGILYTYSKIVSTILGISSAQGKYKAFSTCASHLSIVSLFYCTSLGVYLSSAAPQSSHASAVASVMYTVVTPMLNPFIYSLRNRDIKGALLRFSGMVSLKGTIILVLKKCR encoded by the coding sequence ATGGACCCAGGAAACAATACAGGAATTTCAGTGTTCCAGCTTCTGGGATTTTCAGAGGACCCAGAATTGCAGCCCCtcatatttgggcttttcctgtccatgtacctgatcactgtgtttggaaacctgctcctcatcctggccgtcagctctgactcccacctccacacccccatgtacttcttcctggccaacctgtcctttgctgacatctgtttcacctccaccactgtccccaagatgctgtggaacatccagactcagagcaaagtAATATCGTATGAAGGCTGCCTCAGCCAGATGCATTTTTTCATGCTGTTTGCAGGATTAGATGTCTTTCTCCTgactgtgatggcctatgaccgcttcgtggccatctgtcaccccctgcactacacggtcatcatgaacccccagctctgtggactgctggttctggtgtcctggaCCATAAGTGTCTTGCATTCCCTGTTACAAACCTCAATGGTGTTGCAGTTGTCCTTCTGTACAAAGATTCaaatcccccactttttctgtgaactcaagCAGATGATCCAACATGCATGTTCTGACAACTTTCTCAATAACATGGTGCTGTATTTTGCAGCTATGTTGCTGGTTGGTAGCCCCTTTTTGGGGATCCTTTACACTTACTCTAAGATAGTTTCCACCATACTAGGAATATCATCAGCccagggcaagtataaagcattttccacctgtgcatctcacctctcaattgtctccttattttattgtacgagcctaggagtgtaccttagctctgctgctccccagagctcccacgcaagtgcagtggcctcggtgatgtacacggtggtcacgcccatgctgaaccccttcatctacagcctgaggaacagagacataaagggGGCTCTGCTGAGATTCTCTGGGATGGTATCACTAAAAGGGACAATTATCCTGGTGTTGAAGAAGTGCCGATGA